One genomic window of Acidobacteriota bacterium includes the following:
- the ada gene encoding bifunctional DNA-binding transcriptional regulator/O6-methylguanine-DNA methyltransferase Ada, with protein sequence MKTNPIDTRRWQAVTDRDSALDGAFVFAVASTGIFCRPSCPSRRPRRENVSFFERPMEAEKAGYRACLRCRPKAIDGNPQAALVRSVCRYIEQNIEDRLTLAGLAKEFRRSPFHLQRTFKSVLGVSPKAYMDAVRLRQVKHNLQAGHSVTTSLYAAGYGSSSRLYERTATQLGMTPEKYRRGAVAAVVRFTIAKSPLGPMLIAATDKGICAIQFADSEAELQQGLMREFPFATRRRDDEAMAEWHEKLERLIEGTNQDAHPSIPLDIRATAFQRRVWEALQRIPRGETRSYSAVAKKIGMPKATRAVARACATNPVAVAIPCHRVVREDGELGGYRWGLERKEQLLAMEQGAGV encoded by the coding sequence ATGAAAACGAATCCCATCGACACCCGCCGCTGGCAAGCTGTTACCGACCGCGACTCCGCACTGGACGGCGCTTTTGTATTCGCTGTCGCGAGCACCGGAATCTTCTGCCGTCCATCGTGCCCCTCTCGGCGACCGCGCCGCGAAAACGTAAGCTTCTTCGAGCGCCCGATGGAGGCCGAAAAGGCAGGATACCGCGCCTGCCTGCGTTGCCGTCCGAAGGCAATTGACGGGAATCCGCAGGCCGCACTGGTACGCTCCGTTTGCCGCTACATTGAGCAGAATATCGAAGACCGCCTGACCCTCGCTGGACTGGCTAAGGAATTTCGACGCAGCCCGTTCCACTTGCAGCGCACCTTCAAGTCCGTGCTCGGCGTTTCGCCCAAGGCCTACATGGACGCGGTCCGCCTGCGCCAGGTGAAGCACAACCTCCAGGCCGGGCACTCCGTCACCACGTCTCTCTATGCCGCTGGATACGGCTCCAGCAGCCGCCTTTACGAGCGCACCGCAACGCAACTCGGCATGACGCCGGAAAAATATCGCCGGGGAGCGGTTGCGGCCGTAGTGCGTTTCACGATCGCGAAATCTCCGTTGGGACCGATGCTGATCGCCGCCACTGACAAAGGTATTTGCGCGATCCAGTTCGCCGACAGCGAAGCCGAACTCCAGCAAGGCCTGATGCGCGAGTTCCCTTTCGCGACTCGCCGCCGCGATGACGAAGCCATGGCCGAGTGGCACGAAAAACTCGAGCGCCTGATTGAAGGGACGAATCAGGATGCACATCCCTCGATTCCCCTCGACATACGCGCGACGGCTTTCCAGCGCCGCGTCTGGGAAGCGCTACAACGTATCCCGCGTGGAGAAACTCGTTCCTACAGCGCCGTAGCCAAGAAGATCGGCATGCCGAAAGCCACTCGCGCCGTAGCCCGCGCCTGCGCAACCAACCCGGTTGCCGTGGCGATCCCCTGCCACCGCGTGGTCCGCGAAGACGGCGAACTCGGCGGCTATCGCTGGGGGCTTGAGCGCAAGGAGCAGTTGCTTGCGATGGAGCAAGGTGCAGGAGTCTAG